CGCTCCGGGTTGCGCAACCCGGAGCGTCGCGGCTGGTCGGCCGCGTGCTCTTCGCCGGCGGGCTGATCGGCCGGCTCGCCGGCCAGGCCCTCGGTGGTGCGGGGCTCCCGCTCCGGGCCGGTCATCGCTTCAGCAGCCGACGGGCGTCGGCGACCGTCACCACCGAACCCGTGACCAGCACCCCGACCCCGCTGAGCTCGCCGGGGACGTCCTCCTCGGCCAACGCCACCGCCAGCTCGATGGCGTCCGGCATGTCCTCGGCCACCGCCACCCGGTTTTCGCCGAAGACCTCGACGGCCAGCGCCTCGAGTTCCGTCGCCGGCAACGCCCGGGGCGAGGAGTTGGTCGTCAGCACCAACTGGTCGACGACCGGCTCCAGCAGCTCCAGCAGGCCGGTCGCGTCCTTGTCGGCGAGCACTCCCAGCACCGCCACCAGCTTGCTGAACGCGAACTCCTCCTGGAGCGCCTTGACGGTTGCGGCCATGCCGTGCGGGTTGTGCGCGCCGTCCAGGAGGATGGTCGGGGCGTTGCGTACCCGCTCCAGCCGACCCGGGGAGCTGGTCGACGCGAAGCCCTCCCGGACCGCCTCCAGGTCGAGCTGCCGCCGAGCACCGGCACCCAGGAACGCCTCGACGGCGGCGAGCGCCACCGCCGCGTTCTGCGCCTGGTGCGCGCCGTGCAGCGGGATGAACACCTCGTCGTAGACGCCGCCGAGCCCCTGCAGACTGAGCACCTGGCCGCCGACCGCGATGGACCGGCTCAGCACACCGAACTCGGTGCCCTCGCGGGCGATCGTCGCGCCCACCTCGGCGCAGCGATCCAGGAGGGGACCGGCAGCCTCCTCCTCCTGTGCCGCCGCGATCACCGTGGCGCCCGGGTGGATGATGCCGGCCTTGGCCAGCGCGATGTCCTGAAGTGTGTCGCCGAGCCACTCGGTGTGGTCCAGCCCGATCGGGGTGATCACACAGACCCCGGCCTGGATGACGTTGGTGGCGTCCTCGGCACCGCCGAGGCCCACCTCGACCACCGCGATGTCGACCGGCGCATCGGCGAAGGTGGCGAACGCCAGCGCCGTGGTCATGTCGAAGTACGTCAGCGGCTCGTCCGACCGCGCGTCGACCAACTCGGCCAGGGGTTTGATCTCCCGGTACACCGACGCGAACCGCTCCTCGCTGACCGGCTCCCCGTCCAGACTGATCCGCTCCCGGACGGTCTCCAGGTGCGGGCTGGTGTACCGGCCGGTGTGCAGCCCGTGCGCGCGCAGCAGCGAGTCGATCATCCGCGCGGTGGAGGTCTTGCCGTTGGTGCCGGTCAGGTGGATCGCGGGGTACGCCCGCTGTGGGCTGCCGAGCAGGTCGAGCAGCGACTCGATCCGGTCCAGCTCGAAG
The window above is part of the Micromonospora sp. LH3U1 genome. Proteins encoded here:
- a CDS encoding bifunctional folylpolyglutamate synthase/dihydrofolate synthase, translated to MTDRTDFAAVEAELAARGFTRMVFELDRIESLLDLLGSPQRAYPAIHLTGTNGKTSTARMIDSLLRAHGLHTGRYTSPHLETVRERISLDGEPVSEERFASVYREIKPLAELVDARSDEPLTYFDMTTALAFATFADAPVDIAVVEVGLGGAEDATNVIQAGVCVITPIGLDHTEWLGDTLQDIALAKAGIIHPGATVIAAAQEEEAAGPLLDRCAEVGATIAREGTEFGVLSRSIAVGGQVLSLQGLGGVYDEVFIPLHGAHQAQNAAVALAAVEAFLGAGARRQLDLEAVREGFASTSSPGRLERVRNAPTILLDGAHNPHGMAATVKALQEEFAFSKLVAVLGVLADKDATGLLELLEPVVDQLVLTTNSSPRALPATELEALAVEVFGENRVAVAEDMPDAIELAVALAEEDVPGELSGVGVLVTGSVVTVADARRLLKR